The segment ATCTGGGATCGGCTCTCCTTGTCTGCCTTTTCCACTGTTCCCGGTTTTGGGCTACGGTGTAATCTACTCTTATCCCTTTTAGGTCCTTCTGGACCGTCGTCAACCAGTGGGGGGCCGTCTTCCGGCGCCTCGCGCTGTCGTAGGTATGCTCAGGGCAACTCGTACCATGTGGTCTTCAGGGTGGCGGAGTACATATCCAGACCATCGTAGAGGACGTTCTTTAACCGTGTCGATTATGGGCACGAGTTTATTACTCCCTCTGATAAGGATATTTCGAACCTTATCTATCCAGCAGTGTGCATTTCTGTCGAGTATAACATAGACAGCTGCTGTTTACTGGATGCCCAACACTTGGTACCAGAAAGTATAGCGGGTCTAATTGCTGTTTTATAGTTTTCTCTTGAGTTTGATGGGCATCTTCTTGTCTCACATCACGCTTGTGAGTTGTCTCCACTTCATCCTGTAACTGTACCTAACAGCGTTAGAAAAATGGTGGGTTCCCAAAAGTAGGCGTGGCCGCTAATAGGTTAAACGGATTCTAGCAGTTATTAAGGCACAATTGAATACTCCAATGAGCAAGAAAAACGTCGCGTCACGCAACTTATACGTTAAGTTAAAACTTTGAATTGAAACAAGGGTTTTGTTGGACAGTGcgcaccatactaaatatatggtgtaccgaactatttggctactttggttgctacaaagtatttgacgctgactgtactattatcGGTGATCAAAGTGCTTTTTAACCTTTTCCGGGCATAGTACGATTTTCGCGCCAATAGAATTCCTGCTTTGGCATTTCGATTTAAGGTTCatattagattgcactttcggcaATGAACCATCTAAGCTGGATAAGTTGAAAtctatttagattttttggggaaaccttgtagattggtggtagaatataaattaacattttataaatccAAGGACAAAACTCAACCGGTGGCCGGAATATATTTAATATCGAACCTGCggtaggtaggtagtaggtaggATAACATTCTCATCGGAATATCAACACCTTTATTTGCACAcacaaattgataaaaatatttatggacCGGATGAATTATGCATTTGCTACGCACAGTGTCTGTTTTTGATAAGAAAGAAAAGATTGAAGGAGGAATGATGATTAAGTAGCTAATATAATACatgtgtaaataataaaaaaacaaaacttgctGTCACAAAACTGGGATTAAATATTATCTCAAATCCGCTAACAAAACTTTAAGACAAACTACCAACGGCAATAGTTAATCAGAGTATAGAGGTACTACTCCACTTATTGCGTTGCCTCCCGCTGTGTTATCTATTATCAGATGTCCTGTTGCATACGTTGCATGTGAAGACATTAACAACACGTTCCGTTCGCCCACACTATCGAACCATAGCGAACATGTTACCCTTCAAATTGTCCAGTATAAACTCGTCTATAATCTGGCCTTATTTTATAAAGCTACAAGTTATCAGGACCAAACTGTAACTTTGATGCGAATGAACACTTGACCAATGACCGGAGGCCTTTTGAACAACGTTGCTGATGTGGATTTTCATTAAGTGGCATAGTAAAATTGCCACTAAGTATATGAAATAGGGcccttttcaaaaatattttaatgcatACGATAAGACACCACGATTAATTATATCATAATAAGGTAAAGCTTTTATAAGACATTTTAATAGCACACTTTAAAGTATTTGTGCAGTGTTTCGGCGGGACACTTTTAAAGCTCAcgataaacaatatttttaatctgCATAAATTAGAGTCGTAATCACATCAACTACCTTACCGGATCccgtaaaatatatgttttaatttataccGTTAATAATACTGAATTTTCGAAATAAGCTTATCTTTTGCACGGTCAGGTATTAGTCTTAATTCCATTACAAATGAGGAGCTTAATAAGCGTAGACATCGAGAAACAACGTCATAAGCGTCTTTATACTTTTAGGGTTTATGACATTACTTCGTATCTCGTAAAGAGCAAAAAATCGGTGGCTTAATCGGCTTTGACAATTACATGTGTTGAATACGAGCCTAAGCCTTTGTTATGAAGGGATTCAATTCATTTGCAGAATGTTCGCTGGCGAGCTTCGGGACAGGCGTGGGCGTACAGCGGATACCGTTCGTGTATCTGCCGCTGAAAGGACAAATCATTCATCCGTCGAGGGATATTACCTTTCAAGGTGAGGATTTAGCCTTTGTTTGTGTCACAGCGTTCAAGCATTGAACTCTGCCCTAAGCCTGCCGTACCAGGCTCTCGTTCTGGACGTTACATGTACTATTCTTCAATACATATGTTTCTAAACTAAGCCTATGTTCATTCAATAGGTAAGTGACATGTAAGTACCATAGGTGtctagtaaaaataactatattattttttaacaagcagaaatgtCTGCGAAGGATACCATTAAGCTGAGAATAAATTTAAGGGGAAAAAATACTGCCTTGGttagacttgaactcacggcctctggatcgatactccagccaccaagacctcatccattttttttttatttataatgttttaatatgtgttcaaaacgcgaaatttttaaatattatatagttaTAACAAGTTGAATCACAATGACATAGTTGAAGTGTATGCTTTACATAGTGAAGAGCGCTTGATCGCTATGATAGCTGAACTagatttcaattttttattcctTATGTAAGATGCGTTTAGGTTTCTCCACGAAGTTTTCAAATACCAAGAGAAGAATAACTTATTCCAACATATATCACCGCTGCcactattttacagtacagtctaacaaatatgtaacttAGGATGTATAAAACATTCGAAATTaagcattatatttaaattatcatCAACAGGTGTCAAGACTCCTATATGTGCAGTGTCTGGTGCTCAGTTCCTGACTCCAAAAGGCTTCGTAGATCTTCGCAACACGCTAGACGCAGACGTGCCTTTCAGTCTTTTTCGCGATGAGGGGCGGACTTTTCTACAGGTAAACAATCTAAATGTAATACTACATAATACAAGCAAAATAGGCAGCTACATGACATAGTGCAGTGTAATGTTATACATGAAGTTCTATAAGATGACGAAACCAGCGCTGTGTAAGATTCTACCCACCGTATATATAACACTTAGCAAAcctctgttaaattttgttcctttctaacaaacacaaatgtaaaAATGACGGATAAGAACAAACGTATATCAAGGGCTTGTTTGACTTgacttttatgaataacgccataaaagTGGAAGAAAGAATGCCTAAATTCGAAATGTAAACGTTAGGATAACGTCAAGTAttgcaaaatataaataaaatcagtgatataaatcgtgtcattcacgaaggcgcgtgccttgattcgtattgtcaagttattaaaggttagatttgacaaatctgcacgtcatcgtggatgacacgaactatataaaaTAGCCTTCTCAGATTGGAAAACGACGACAAAGTGACAACTAATGTTATCGGCGCTGATttgaaaaaatgcaaatatttaCACGTACCCCATAAAGGTCTTTATAAAACCCCCGAGCCGATGGAAATAACTATCTGCTTAAAAAATAGCAATGAGAATTTTAGCTTAGGTATTTGATCTGTTTACGCAAGGAAAGTCAATTAGGGATAAATATCCCTACTAACCtaaacaattattatatttcCAGTGGAGCGGTGAGGACGAAGTGCGAGCGAGTATGTCGGGCCGAATGATGGTGGTGCGCCTGCTGTGTCGAGATGTTGCCGCAGCTCCCGCCTCTCCACTCGACTTGAGGGGAGTTTTTACGCCATGCGTTGCTTTCCGGGTGCAAGGCACTGCTCCTAAACCACTCTCGAGTAAGTAGAAACTGTTACAAATATGATAACTGTTATCGAGCCAAATGATGGTGGTACGCCGTGGTGCTGTGTTGAGATGTTGCCGCTGCTCCTGCTTCTCCACTTGACTTGAAGGGAGTTTTCACGCCGTGCATCGCGTTCAGGGTGCAAGGGAAGCACTCAAGTAAATGCAAATtgttcaaatatataaaattaattttaggtCAGAGCAGAGTTCAAGGATGGCGTTAGAGTTCGTACGTTAGCACGCATGATGGTAGTGCGCCTCCGCTAGAGTTTGCTTCACGAAGTGCCTCGCTTTCATAGTAGACACtgttataaaatttaaagaaaacatGGCTGACAATCGAGAAAACAgtatcaatatatattttatatttgtttcagATGTAACTGAAGTCCAATTCGCTCCAAACGCGCAGACATCAGAAGCAACCTCCACATCAGGACTAACAGTGACAGAATACGTTGCAATCGGCATAAGCTCTCTCCTTCTCGGTCTAATTTATGTTGCATCGGTCTTCCtctacctacacatacggaaaAGAAAGAAAGGCTCCGAAGCAACCGAAGGAAGCTCGAGACGATTGAAAAGTTTAAAGAATAAAAATGGTTCCATCATAACTGAACGCGACATAGTTCGAATCAACAATGAAAGAGTCCAGTCAATACCGAGTTCTTTGGATACGGATGATGGTGTAGTCAAAAATAATCCATTGATAGGAATGACTCGATCGTTTCATCAGATCAAGCACAGCTTTCCAAGCGATTCTGGTAGTACCATGTCTGATTCGGAAGACTTTGCTGAGAGTAGCGTTAGAAGCGAAGATCACACTTTTAACgtaagtagaaaaaaaagatagaTAAGCTGTTATTATTGAGTGAACTAAACAATTCCTAACTCAATGAGGTTACCATGTATTATTACAGAATTAATTTTTATCATCtatatgatataataatattgcttTATCATCTTAGTATGTTACATAAAATGATGCCGGAACGTTGACACAAAATAAACCTAtggttaattttaatgttatgtttTTTCAGGATCAGACAACGTCAGCTCTTATACATTCCCACTATTCAGAAGTGAAAATTAGAAACAGCTGCTCCGAGGCGAGTCACCGAGACGAGTCGGGAATCGAACGCCTTCCAGACGAACATGTATCCATCGTGGAAACAACTGACGACCGCGAAATAGCACGGCCAGTCGGCACTACGAGAAGAAAGCTATACTTCAATCCGGCTTATTTTGAACCACACCTCATGGCGGTcagtatatttataatatgtttctATTTCGAGTGCCATAATGatttagagaaaaaaaactgaaacACGTTTTCTTTTACAGGAGCCACCACCCGCTGCTTTAGAATTCCTTACTAAAATTAGAGAAGTCATCGCAGTCGCTAAACATAAAATGGCAGCAAAAAGATTCCAACCAGTTCTAAATGAGATACCAGAAGAAGAGACCTATCCCTCTCATGGAAACAGTTTAGACATATACCAAGGCCTAGGCAGTCAAAGAAGCGGAAGCGTTGTCAGCCTTAAGAGGGAAAATAGTAGAAAGAGATCTATAAATTGCGTAGGATGTCCAGGTTGTAAAACGGAAAATGGCAGCGAAGtgcataattttataaaatatgacatacCTGCCTGCTCAAGCTGCCTAAGTAGTAAAGGAGAAAAGCAAAACAGCATCCGCAAATGGCTAGAAAACATTCCTACTGGGAAACAATCGTTCTCTAATGATTTTCTACCAGCAAGCCAGAATGGCCTAGTCAACTCTCATTTATCTCTTCCAAGTACGGAAACAAATTGTAAATTAAGAAAACAAAACAGTTTTACAGCGTTTAATCCTATGAATTTAACTGAAAACATTACAAAGACTAGAAAAGCATCAACTATGTCTGTGAGATCTGAACCACCCTTGAGAACATATAGCTATAATCTACCGTTACCTgaatttgataaaattacacATAATAACAACAGGAACTACTATGGACAGACTATTTCCAGAATAGATGATATCAGACCAATCGGGTTGTGCGACTATCGCACTGGGAgtctgagaagtaaccctatcACTAATCGAcacagaaataaaattataaccaaTAAGAATTCTCTCCCTGATATGGTGAATGAAGCTATAGCTCTTGAAAACTGTAATAGCAAATCATACAACCATAACAGTTCGGACGAAGAAAGAGTCGGTCATAAAAGTATAAACGCTGCTAGAAAGAACTCTGAAAGCCCACCCATTAATGACTACGAAACTGATAGTTTAGAGAGAACATCTACCAAAAAGGGGCTAGCAACTCCACCTGAATACCCTGACGTGCCGTCTTCTCAAGCTAGTCCAAGCCTGAGCAATGCTTTACCATTAGAAGAAGAACTTACAATGACTAATGCAGTTTATAAGACGCATTCGAGGAGCAATAGCAACACTCCATCCCCACAAAGAGATGTATGCATCGAACaaaatcattatgaaataatagaGTCCAAGAAAGTAATAAACAACGTCAATAATATAGAAGCTAACAACAATAGCCCAAACAACAGCTATAGTTTAATAAGCGAGGTATATGTTAACAATAATTACAACTTTGGTAGTACTCCTACTTCACCGAGTGGATCAGATTGTTCAATGGGAAGTAGAAAACTACGTCGCGCAGGTAATAACTCCGAGGAAAAACCAGGATGTCTTACTATTGAAGTTAAAGATCCTCCcgaaaattacataaaaattcATGAATCAGATGGATTTGAACCCGACACATTGGATCGCAAACATCCCAAATATAAAAAGACAGACGAAAACAGTCAATTCAGTAGAAAGGACCTCATTAAAAACATCGATATTGACGGTAGTCCTGTCAATCAACGTATTCAACTACGCAGCAGCGGGACGTTCAAAAAATCGGAAGCAATGGTCAGTGCGTCCAAATTCAATAGTTTAAGAAACGATTACGAATGCcggaaaaatatttatgaacgcCCTAAACTATCTCCTACCACATTCAATGATTCTAAAAGTCTAGACGATACGTCGGAAACCTGGGAAGAGGTCGCGGCAGACTGGGCTACAGAAGAAGGCCGTATCCTTACTCTAGAACTCAGGCACTCGAAGAGACAACGGCAATGTACACCGCCAACTATAAAGCAAATGAAAAGTTTAGCAAGACCAGACATTCTGCCTCCACTTCCACCAACAAATGACCATCCAATTTATGAACAGCCGAGCTTTCCACCCCGGAGAGTAGAAAGTGTAAGATTACCACAAGAACATCTTTCAAAAAACCTGAATGGCAGAAGCCTCAGTCCGAGAACATTTACGAAGAATACGACAACTGATCTTAGCTTTAGAAAGAGTAAAATTCGTAAAACCAGTATAGGACATCCTTCCGGTCCAACGAGAGCTTCTGCCCAAATGCCATTCTCGGACTACGAAAACATTGACACTGTCGACGCGAGTGAAGGAGTAGCAAGACAAGCTGAAGATTTATGTAGGATATCTAATAgaaaacggacagacagaagATACAGCAGCAATCCAATAAACACCAACACGTTTGTAAAAGGACCTAAAGAAACTTCTGGTAAAACTTTTAGGATGAAGCGTAAAAAAGGACAACATGTTGAAGACTCAGGATATCTCAGCAGTGACTCCGCTGGCTCGAGACAAATTCAAAGGAAATTAGTAATAGCTAAAATAGTGAGTTGTAGTGAAAGTGATGACACTGAAAATGAGGCTAGGAGTGAATCAGGTGCGGAGAGCGTAGAAACGCATTCGGTGTATTTCGATAGCTATAGAAAGCCAGAAGTGAACGTTGTAGAAAGTGACAATAATATGCTAACGTACGATAAAAGTGCAAGAAGTAGTGGAAGACGTTTCAAAAACAATTTACAGTTATAACAAatcgcaataaaaaaaaatgtgcaatataatgtgcaatatcaatttatacgtaattataaaatgtatttctaattaaaatttactttGTTGTTTGTAAAATATACAAGTACTGATACACGATACCTCTCCTAAGAGTTGTTAATagttaagtattatttatttatgtggcAAATAAGCAACAGTATGTAAGTAGTTCTAAATAGTTCTAATGTAGATAATTAAATGGCCGGTTGTGCAATGCAATAATAGAATAAGCTTGTTATTATGATGTTGTAAACAGGGTTTTCATCTCATCTATTCTTAATTTTGCTGTGTTTATCGaagtgaaattttaaaataatataaatatttcggCACCCATAACATTGccaatttaaacttattttaaggtAATTATTGTCTCAATGCTGTATTGGGTAACAATCACTGGTGTTTTGTGTGCTGAATTGCTAGTTAGTATATTTCTTTACAAGTCCATTTTTTGCTAGTTTTATAACAATTCTAACAATTTCTTAGCGAATATAAAATCGATCgtgatatattattaataagacATTCGAATATAGTTTTGATTTCACCTTTTCCCTGAGATTAAAATAAGTTGAATACATATTTATcgtaaaaaacaagttcgcgcggTCGCTCTTTAATTGGTTAAGGATAAAATGTACAGTGAGCAAATGTTAGCTTTAAACTCCTGCACACATATTTGTGATATTTTGCAGGGATTCAAAGCTATAacttttgctgactgtacatcactCGTAGCGCTGGTAGCCAAGCTGGCTATCAAACCAGACCAACGTGTTTCTAGGAACTTTTGTAAGGAAGAAAAGCATATGCATTAATCTGCGAAGTAATTCAAATGCCTGTGTGTGTCTATGTGTATAAAGTCCGCATTGGGCTTGCGAAGCATGGATGGGGACGATAGCCTAAATTTCTTTGGTATTCATGAAAAGAGATGATTCTTTTAACTCCATAGCATATTGGAAATAAAATAGACACAACAAAAACGAAAGGGCGATTGCAATTTGTACCCCGAGTCCCCGACTGAACGGAGACGGTGTATGCTTTTAGAGTGAGAGGCAATTTGTATATTTGTGTGCATGAATGGCTTGGCCTTACAAACGTTAGAAATTTTTTAGCACCGTAAGGAGTTTTCACGTGATTATTATACTTAAGTTTAGCTAAGAAATTGAAAGAGTCAGGCAGCT is part of the Cydia pomonella isolate Wapato2018A chromosome 18, ilCydPomo1, whole genome shotgun sequence genome and harbors:
- the LOC133527506 gene encoding uncharacterized protein LOC133527506 translates to MLPLVLLALASAAGASVSELARRDTGDVFSLTGVKCGPTQCAEHGARAADAVCTCACPHRAPLFREDRELCVDDLPECSLASFGTGVGVQRIPFVYLPLKGQIIHPSRDITFQGVKTPICAVSGAQFLTPKGFVDLRNTLDADVPFSLFRDEGRTFLQWSGEDEVRASMSGRMMVVRLLCRDVAAAPASPLDLRGVFTPCVAFRVQGTAPKPLSNVTEVQFAPNAQTSEATSTSGLTVTEYVAIGISSLLLGLIYVASVFLYLHIRKRKKGSEATEGSSRRLKSLKNKNGSIITERDIVRINNERVQSIPSSLDTDDGVVKNNPLIGMTRSFHQIKHSFPSDSGSTMSDSEDFAESSVRSEDHTFNDQTTSALIHSHYSEVKIRNSCSEASHRDESGIERLPDEHVSIVETTDDREIARPVGTTRRKLYFNPAYFEPHLMAEPPPAALEFLTKIREVIAVAKHKMAAKRFQPVLNEIPEEETYPSHGNSLDIYQGLGSQRSGSVVSLKRENSRKRSINCVGCPGCKTENGSEVHNFIKYDIPACSSCLSSKGEKQNSIRKWLENIPTGKQSFSNDFLPASQNGLVNSHLSLPSTETNCKLRKQNSFTAFNPMNLTENITKTRKASTMSVRSEPPLRTYSYNLPLPEFDKITHNNNRNYYGQTISRIDDIRPIGLCDYRTGSLRSNPITNRHRNKIITNKNSLPDMVNEAIALENCNSKSYNHNSSDEERVGHKSINAARKNSESPPINDYETDSLERTSTKKGLATPPEYPDVPSSQASPSLSNALPLEEELTMTNAVYKTHSRSNSNTPSPQRDVCIEQNHYEIIESKKVINNVNNIEANNNSPNNSYSLISEVYVNNNYNFGSTPTSPSGSDCSMGSRKLRRAGNNSEEKPGCLTIEVKDPPENYIKIHESDGFEPDTLDRKHPKYKKTDENSQFSRKDLIKNIDIDGSPVNQRIQLRSSGTFKKSEAMVSASKFNSLRNDYECRKNIYERPKLSPTTFNDSKSLDDTSETWEEVAADWATEEGRILTLELRHSKRQRQCTPPTIKQMKSLARPDILPPLPPTNDHPIYEQPSFPPRRVESVRLPQEHLSKNLNGRSLSPRTFTKNTTTDLSFRKSKIRKTSIGHPSGPTRASAQMPFSDYENIDTVDASEGVARQAEDLCRISNRKRTDRRYSSNPINTNTFVKGPKETSGKTFRMKRKKGQHVEDSGYLSSDSAGSRQIQRKLVIAKIVSCSESDDTENEARSESGAESVETHSVYFDSYRKPEVNVVESDNNMLTYDKSARSSGRRFKNNLQL